From Hylaeus volcanicus isolate JK05 chromosome 2, UHH_iyHylVolc1.0_haploid, whole genome shotgun sequence, the proteins below share one genomic window:
- the LOC128872201 gene encoding serine-rich adhesin for platelets isoform X2, whose product MATPQASSRLELLQARFQQKQLQEKEQKLLQLYDQQQQRAYQVMQRGSAGSNSSNHTTSVSQHTVTKTSNSSHTTSTSQGGKVRQMFDERRHTTVKGIDRSYPLEPLENKPRKQTNGNAAQKNGNSTVNRHSVTVKRVARADVNSNLNGGKPVVSYHEEVTRESFEPSVQGHTDDDEFGNENHVARYANGNHRDDTRIEEVLDDDTIQRNRMMAKLHLMQYDETLKHRVKNDLESEEFPEDFMVDVPDKLPKQSVTKKLSQAEARLERFRNANAKRSNSITKNTSTIGVPRKRFDPIFPAKSTSSGIKDAKSGTKSPRSSGTRNATSHSAEETLSSSESERTVKRKSDTRFFCKDSKRSATTYDSETSERLSPDFLKDRKPRSESPKYFCEESEKSATACVTDSKAEVSKGKHRRSEEPEFFCKESKTSATTYAINSKAFGKLPPKFSNDAERAVEPRKSKDWSIESKGRSTKSPIVGVDTVDREFISLSRSPSPGSQNVNLLGKIETRDGTKQVSNESLNVFERLTSHNTSPRYPYREPGSSTMRNNARGSKLMSKSPEFPEKLAKKRGDGSKVFRKHDHSNIRSSPSSRSPDSGKTISRKSSASPRFFSTDADRSATIMLVTPETITKVRTRSTSPRKEKSSRFSIDRFSLAPANKVAGPSRRTSKEDLDEGTRYNIRSSVSKFFSEQCEKASRNVDVDARFNGRFDRSSDLSRSSSPVSLKAMKTQRQTKPTDRGLPSRKIDTRKSSSRIKDSRSGTPEFFSYETDKPATTVSLKQKVTKDWTNKRSESPRLEKSGSRSVHSGNRSSKSPHSFTVLRDVKATGPRRGQTGSRGESRSSETADTFILPGNTKMTSVDRSSRSSRKTPAVVDARSRTPEFFCYETEKSATTVSLKPQSKTDSTKERSESPGSRPSSSTGAHSGDRSSKSPDSFTVLRDVKATGPQRGQTGSRGESRSSETADTFILPGNTKMTSVDRSSRSSRKTPAVVDARSRTPEFFCYETEKSATTVSLKPQSKTDSTKERSESPGSRPSSSTGAHSGDRSSKSPDSITLPKDVEVISGHSRSTSRDSSPRLQKVLYNRIGTPEFFCYETDKLATTVSLKSIPAIDSINQRTKSPRSRSGGSTGVHDGDRPSKSFGNVKDIKSTSGYNKSHSRDSSPKLQKIADIGRGTPEFYCYETEKSATTVSLKPKPTRNTRNEHSKRPGSGGCTGSRSERPSKSPDVFALSKDAKATARRGSGNVLRSTKLIREIIEHQKDRNQPDRTLQNSSKESRRPSIAPDDTTGISRVDIAGENEADTVRVNRNVDKRSPTPPTRTYGLLTPETSPKSSISVEVDAEIQEITMPDRYLERGKLRRELRSTYSRSSKETSQASIESKAENASTYSVRKPGKKRGSLFESDIFEPTKKRQQAPDHRRVTESKRSADFASEAIGSKARDGKTGNSERSCGGSPSPTSESLFRAAKRRIGAAVNEENRAKSLRSKNTEKSPRKQPLALGSVELVRKIIKGTRSVATNEVERKQEATKKLEGEIQMQDTDSVVSRTVEFMKYEEGSSRTSYERTDSVESALRRFDSIDAAASVQSTLEKNEETGERRNRSLKTPDIYAASKDVKISDSASRKSSRESSLILENKHKTLEFVCYETDKLATTVSLKPRDTIDSFNQRSESPRSRPGSSTGIRGAGMLPKDVELINNLNKRSSRESPSGLHKIQDSKSNSPEFVRYETDKLATTISNVNLKRKPTIGAIDQRSERPRSRPGSSTGVHDGGRSSKSPHILTLLDDRSFGIDNSASSSRTISLKALNRASSPRNPENKPSRTSAKGIFNSETPGKMRVLGTRETRRQKKLATAKDSFEIDRVLSRSKSPACRRQLFPDGDSTEETETGSSFSKTKSSKRDATYSIGPNIKSKCVKPVRGDETSMKEADSDRPVSIKQLRSIEDIRRSIENESPRCGETRTSRSAIASNVSKCSSNVQPRRRQSCPLNGDARVGSKKDTSSSKWSENLSARDDRLGESGRSVNCATRFSRVAKSPSPDSKATETNRTRRSVPPTPSKSPDTVTRRHSTDLKAQDTKSTKRPAPMKGTEPIGNRKTTTTTTTTTRKSTDVVDGAILENGSHLRDQTAETKYDNDSSTTKKNDAFVIAFDEQPPKENDVSLPRKPRLRKQSTEKHTPTSQSGRPPSVSSTSSGSTMQSHVSTPKSRMSSKVHAPSSATSTSRGSASNKTGGSVCSADLLTPCKICGRRFAQDRITLHEQICAKTGQKKRKQFDTVMFRVKGTELEKFVRKGHCKKQPEKPPEVKSNWRRKHEDFINAIRSAKQVQAHLAAGGKLSDLPPPPPSDTSDYIQCPHCGRKFNKSAADRHIPKCENMLHNKPVHSRAPKLKR is encoded by the exons GCTCGATTCCAGCAAAAGCAGCTGCAGGAGAAGGAACAGAAGTTGCTGCAGCTCTACGACCAGCAACAACAGAGGGCTTATCAGGTGATGCAACGAGGTAGCGCTGGTTCCAACAGCTCGAATCATACTACATCCGTCAGCCAGCACACCGTCACAAAGACCTCGAACAGCAGCCATACAACCTCGACCTCGCAAGGTGGTAAG GTGAGGCAGATGTTCGACGAGAGACGCCACACGACCGTGAAGGGCATCGACAGGAGCTACCCGCTGGAGCCACTGGAGAACAAACCGCGGAAACAAACGAACGGAAACGCGGCGCAGAAGAACGGAAATTCGACGGTGAACCGACACTCCGTGACTGTGAAGCGAGTGGCGCGGGCTGACGTGAACAGCAATTTGAATGGCGGCAAACCGGTCGTCTCGTATCACGAGGAAGTCACTCGAGAATCGTTCGAACCATCTGTACAGGGCCACACGGACGACGATGAATTCGGAAACGAGAACCATGTCGCTCGGTATGCCAATGGCAACCATCGAGATGat ACGCGGATCGAGGAGGTTCTCGACGACGATACGATACAGAGGAATCGCATGATGGCGAAGTTACACTTGATGCAGTACGACGAGACGCTGAAGCACCGCGTTAAAAACGACCTCGAAAGCGAAGAATTCCCGGAAGACTTCATGGTGGATGTACCCGACAAGCTACCGAAACAAAGTGTTACCAAGAAGCTGTCCCAGGCGGAGGCTAGATTGGAGCGCTTCAGGAACGCCAACGCGAAACGAAGCAACAGCATTACGAAAAATACGAGCACGATCGGCGTTCCCAGGAAACGGTTCGACCCGATATTTCCGGCAAAGTCTACTTCCAG CGGGATTAAGGACGCGAAGAGCGGGACGAAGAGTCCACGAAGCAGCGGAACGAGGAATGCGACGTCTCACAGCGCGGAGGAAACTCTCTCGTCGTCGGAGTCTGAAAGAACCGTGAAACGAAAAAGCGACACGCGGTTCTTTTGCAAGGATTCCAAGAGATCTGCTACCACTTACGATTCAGAAACTAGCGAACGATTGTCGCCTGATTTTTTAAAGGATAGAAAACCTCGAAGCGAAAGTCCGAAGTACTTTTGCGAGGAGTCCGAGAAGTCAGCTACCGCGTGTGTAACGGATTCAAAAGCTGAAGTATCGAAAGGTAAACATCGTCGAAGCGAGGAACCCGAGTTCTTCTGCAAGGAATCTAAAACTTCAGCTACTACCTATGCGATTAATTCGAAAGCTTTCGGAAAACTTCCTCCGAAGTTTTCGAACGACGCAGAACGTGCCGTGGAACCAAGAAAAAGTAAAGATTGGTCCATCGAATCCAAAGGAAGATCTACTAAATCACCGATTGTGGGTGTAGATACTGTAGACAGGGAGTTTATATCCCTTAGTCGATCTCCATCTCCAGGTAGTCAAAACGTTAACCTACTTGGAAAAATCGAGACCAGAGATGGTACGAAACAGGTCTCAAACGAATCGTTGAACGTTTTCGAGCGATTAACGAGCCATAACACGAGTCCCAGGTATCCTTATCGAGAACCTGGAAGTTCAACGATGAGAAACAACGCGAGAGGCTCCAAACTGATGTCTAAATCCCCAGAATTTCCCGAGAAGCTCGCGAAAAAGCGCGGCGATGGTTCAAAAGTGTTTCGCAAACACGACCATTCGAATATTCGTTCGAGTCCTTCGTCGCGATCGCCAGATTCCGGGAAGACGATCTCCAGAAAGTCCAGCGCAAGCCCTCGCTTCTTTTCCACGGATGCAGACAGGTCAGCCACCATTATGCTGGTAACCCCAGAAACGATAACAAAGGTGAGAACAAGATCAACGTCtccgaggaaagaaaaaagttcGAGATTTTCTATCGACAGGTTCAGCTTAGCACCTGCGAACAAAGTTGCTGGGCCAAGTAGAAGAACCTCCAAGGAAGACCTCGACGAAGGTACCAGGTACAACATACGAAGCTCGGTATcgaaatttttctctgaaCAATGCGAAAAGGCTTCCAGAAATGTGGACGTCGATGCACGATTCAACGGAAGATTTGACAGAAGCTCTGATTTGTCGCGCAGCTCCTCTCCAGTGTCGCTGAAGGCCATGAAAACTCAAAGACAGACAAAACCAACAGACAGAGGTCTACCATCGAGGAAGATCGACACTAGGAAGTCTTCGTCGAGGATAAAGGATAGTAGAAGCGGGACacctgaatttttttcatacgaAACAGATAAGCCTGCCACCACGGTGAGTCTCAAGCAGAAAGTTACGAAAGACTGGACGAACAAACGTTCCGAGAGTCCCCGATTAGAGAAAAGTGGCTCTAGAAGCGTCCATAGTGGAAATAGATCATCGAAGAGCCCTCACAGCTTTACTGTGCTCAGAGATGTTAAAGCGACTGGACCTCGAAGGGGCCAGACTGGTTCTAGAGGTGAGAGTAGGTCATCCGAAACAGCTGACACCTTCATTCTTCCTGGAAACACTAAAATGACTAGCGTCGACAGGAGTAGCAGGAGCTCGCGGAAGACACCGGCAGTTGTGGATGCTAGAAGCAGGACTCCGGAGTTCTTTTGTTATGAAACAGAAAAGTCTGCTACTACCGTGAGTCTCAAACCACAGTCCAAGACAGATTCGACGAAGGAGCGCTCTGAAAGTCCTGGATCAAGGCCAAGCAGTTCTACAGGTGCCCATAGTGGAGATAGATCATCAAAGAGCCCTGACAGCTTCACTGTGCTCAGAGATGTTAAAGCGACTGGACCTCAAAGGGGCCAGACTGGTTCTAGAGGTGAGAGTAGGTCATCCGAAACAGCTGACACCTTCATTCTTCCTGGAAACACTAAAATGACTAGCGTCGACAGGAGTAGCAGGAGCTCACGGAAGACACCGGCAGTTGTGGATGCTAGAAGCAGGACTCCGGAGTTCTTTTGTTATGAAACAGAAAAGTCTGCTACTACCGTGAGTCTCAAACCACAGTCCAAGACAGATTCGACGAAGGAACGCTCTGAAAGTCCTGGATCAAGGCCAAGCAGTTCTACAGGTGCCCATAGTGGAGATAGATCATCGAAGAGCCCCGACAGCATCACGCTACCTAAGGATGTTGAAGTGATCAGCGGTCATAGTAGAAGCACCAGTCGTGATTCTTCGCCGAGGCTCCAGAAGGTTCTATATAACAGAATAGGGACTCCAGAATTCTTTTGCTACGAGACAGACAAACTTGCCACAACAGTGAGTTTGAAATCTATACCCGCGATAGACTCAATTAACCAACGTACTAAAAGTCCTCGATCAAGATCAGGCGGCTCAACAGGTGTCCATGATGGAGACAGACCATCAAAGAGCTTTGGCAACGTCAAAGATATTAAATCAACCTCTGGATATAATAAAAGCCACTCCCGCGATTCGTCGCCAAAACTACAGAAGATCGCTGACATCGGACGCGGTACTCCAGAGTTCTACTGCTACGAAACGGAAAAATCTGCCACGACGGTCAGTCTTAAACCGAAACCCACGAGAAACACGAGAAACGAGCATTCGAAACGTCCTGGATCGGGTGGCTGCACAGGTTCTCGATCTGAAAGACCATCAAAAAGTCCTGACGTCTTCGCTCTATCTAAGGACGCCAAAGCGACCGCTCGAAGGGGCTCTGGCAACGTCCTGCGATCAACGAAGCTCATTCGCGAGATCATAGAACACCAGAAAGATAGAAATCAGCCCGATCGTACTTTACAGAACAGCTCGAAAGAGTCACGAAGGCCTTCGATAGCACCCGATGATACCACAGGAATATCACGCGTCGATATTGCTGGCGAGAACGAGGCAGACACGGTCAGGGTGAACAGAAATGTCGACAAAAGGTCACCGACGCCTCCCACGCGAACGTACGGCCTTCTCACTCCAGAAACGAGTCCCAAAAGTTCTATTTCCGTGGAGGTGGACGCCGAGATTCAAGAAATCACCATGCCCGATCGATACTTGGAACGAGGGAAACTTCGCCGCGAGCTTCGAAGCACGTACTCGAGGTCTTCCAAGGAGACCTCGCAAGCTTCGATCGAGTCGAAAGCCGAGAACGCGTCCACGTACTCCGTTCGTAAACCTGGCAAAAAGAGAGGATCCCTCTTCGAATCAGACATCTTCGAGCCGACGAAAAAGCGTCAGCAGGCTCCAGATCATCGGAGAGTCACGGAGTCGAAGAGAAGCGCAGACTTCGCGAGCGAAGCGATAGGTTCGAAGGCTCGAGATGGAAAAACCGGGAACTCCGAGCGTTCTTGCGGCGGCAGCCCTTCTCCCACGAGTGAATCGCTTTTTCGCGCCGCGAAACGTCGAATCGGAGCTGCGGTGAACGAGGAAAATCGTGCGAAAAGTTTGCGATCCAAGAATACGGAGAAGTCGCCAAGAAAGCAGCCTCTAGCCTTGGGGTCTGTGGAACTGGTGCGAAAGATCATAAAAGGGACGCGATCTGTGGCGACTAACGAGGTCGAGCGTAAACAGGAAGCTACGAAGAAATTGGAGGGCGAGATTCAAATGCAGGATACCGATTCTGTTGTGTCGAGGACAGTAGAGTTTATGAAATACGAGGAAGGGTCGTCGAGAACGAGTTACGAAAGGACGGACTCGGTGGAATCTGCCCTGAGACGTTTCGATTCCATCGACGCAGCGGCGTCTGTCCAAAGCACGCTggagaaaaacgaagaaacaggAGAAAGACGAAACAGATCGTTGAAGACTCCTGACATCTACGCTGCGTCGAAGGATGTGAAAATATCTGATAGTGCTAGTAGAAAGAGCAGTCGCGAATCATCGCTAATCCTGGAGAATAAACACAAAACTCTAGAATTTGTTTGTTACGAAACGGACAAACTTGCCACGACCGTGAGTCTCAAACCTAGGGATACAATCGATTCGTTTAATCAACGTTCTGAGAGCCCTCGATCGAGACCAGGCAGCTCTACAGGTATTCGTGGTGCTGGTATGCTCCCCAAAGATGTCgaactaattaataatttgaataaaagaagCAGTCGTGAATCACCATCGGGGCTCCATAAAATTCAGGATAGTAAGTCTAATAGTCCAGAATTTGTTCGCTATGAGACAGACAAACTTGCCACAACAATCTCAAACGTGAATCTCAAACGTAAGCCTACAATAGGTGCGATCGACCAACGTTCTGAAAGGCCTCGATCAAGACCAGGTAGCTCCACAGGTGTCCATGACGGAGGTAGATCATCAAAGAGTCCTCACATCCTAACTCTGCTCGATGATAGATCGTTTGGAATCGATAATTCAGCAAGTAGCTCGAGGACAATTTCTCTGAAAGCACTCAACCGAGCGAGCTCTCCAAGAAACCCGGAGAACAAACCATCCAGAACTTCTGCGAAGGGTATTTTCAACAGCGAAACTCCTGGCAAAATGAGAGTACTTGGAACGCGGGAAACTCGACGTCAGAAAAAGCTGGCCACGGCCAAGGACTCATTTGAGATCGATCGAGTTCTGTCAAGGTCCAAGTCGCCAGCGTGCAGGCGGCAACTCTTCCCCGATGGCGACTCGACGGAGGAAACGGAAACTGGTAGCTCATTTTCGAAGACGAAGTCGAGTAAACGCGACGCGACCTATTCGATTGGAccgaatataaaatcaaaatgcgTGAAACCTGTTAGGGGCGATGAAACGTCGATGAAAGAGGCAGACTCAGATCGTCCTGTGTCTATTAAACAGCTGAGATCGATCGAGGATATTCGAAGATCCATAGAAAACGAGAGTCCCAGGTGTGGAGAGACGAGAACGTCTAGGTCAGCCATTGCAAGTAATGTTTCGAAATGTTCGAGTAACGTGCAACCGCGGCGAAGACAATCGTGTCCATTAAATGGAGACGCTCGTGTCGGGAGTAAAAAAGATACGTCTTCGTCGAAATGGTCAGAGAATCTTAGCGCGAGAGACGACAGATTAGGTGAATCAGGGCGCTCTGTAAACTGTGCGACGCGTTTCTCCAGGGTAGCAAAAAGTCCGAGTCCAGATTCCAAGGCGACGGAAACCAACCGTACACGAAGAAGCGTGCCTCCTACGCCGTCGAAGAGCCCGGACACGGTGACGAGG cgTCACTCCACCGACTTGAAAGCTCAAGATACAAAATCGACGAAACGACCAGCGCCCATGAAAGGCACGGAGCCAATTGGAAACaggaagacgacgacgacgacgacgactacCACGAGAAAATCGACGGATGTCGTCGATGGCGCTATTCTCGAGAATGGTTCGCATTTACGAGACCAAACTGCCGAAACGAAATACGATAACGACtcgtcgacgacgaagaagaacgATGCTTTTGTCATCGCCTTCGACGAACAACCGCCGAAGGAAAACGATGTTTCACTTCCGAGGAAACCGCGGTTACGAAAACAATCCACGGAA AAGCATACACCTACCTCGCAGTCTGGCCGACCTCCGTCAGTTTCGTCCACCTCAAGCGGTAGCACTATGCAGAGTCACGTTTCCACTCCGAAAAGTAGGATGTCGTCGAAAGTCCACGCGCCTTCTTCCGCTACGTCGACATCCAGAGGATCGGCGTCCAATAAAACTGGGGGAAGCGTGTGCTCTGc CGATCTTCTGACGCCCTGCAAAATATGTGGACGCCGTTTCGCTCAAGACCGTATAACCCTTCACGAGCAAATCTGCGCGAAAACGGGCCAAAAGAAACGGAAGCAGTTCGATACGGTGATGTTTCGCGTTAAAGGTACCGAGCTAGAGAAATTTGTCAGAAAAGGACACTGTAAAAAGCAGCCCGAG AAACCACCGGAGGTGAAGTCGAACTGGAGGCGCAAGCACGAGGATTTCATTAACGCTATACGCTCGGCGAAGCAGGTGCAGGCGCACCTGGCTGCGGGAGGCAAGCTCAGCGATCTGCCTCCACCGCCTCCCAGCGATACCAGCGATTACATTCAATGTCCCCATTGTGGCAGAAAATTCAACAAGTCCGCCGCAGACCGTCACATTCCCAAATGCGAAAACATGTTGCACAATAAACCAGTGCATTCGCGAGCGCCGAAACTCAAACGTTAA